One Desulfobulbus propionicus DSM 2032 DNA segment encodes these proteins:
- the rfaE2 gene encoding D-glycero-beta-D-manno-heptose 1-phosphate adenylyltransferase, with product MTAPSLFPAVACVQFPIALAAVERNIAQAEQLIDRYGPAPGALVLLPEMWATGFDYPRTAQLGQRTPEALEAMERMAARHQVYVAGSLTELDTNGGRPYNTLFVAGPRGVVGKLSKQHLFAFWQEDRFYQGGEAAPLLRTAHGPLAGLICYDLRFPDVARSQVFAGGQLLAVSAEWPLSRLDHWQALLRARAIENQVYVAAANGCGCTGGMEMAGHSMIIGPDGAVLKAAATEATVIGCALAPGTVDEQRRRFFPAGDRPWVRPDRDKIRALEPLLAELALIRRHGSRIAFTNGCFDILHAGHVSYLEHARRTADCLVVGLNTDSSVRMLKGPGRPMNHEADRARVLAALGCVDFVVLFAEETPIDLITAILPEVLVKGADYAEDQIVGAAEVKDAGGRVVRIPFEHNRSTTGLIEKIRTSS from the coding sequence ATGACCGCGCCATCGCTTTTTCCTGCGGTGGCCTGCGTGCAGTTCCCGATCGCCTTGGCCGCAGTGGAGCGCAACATCGCCCAGGCCGAACAGCTGATCGACCGCTACGGGCCCGCCCCGGGCGCCCTGGTGCTCCTGCCCGAAATGTGGGCCACCGGGTTCGATTATCCACGGACCGCGCAACTGGGACAGCGCACCCCGGAGGCCCTGGAGGCCATGGAGCGGATGGCGGCCCGTCATCAGGTCTATGTCGCCGGTTCCCTCACCGAACTGGACACAAACGGCGGCCGGCCGTACAACACCCTGTTTGTGGCCGGGCCGCGGGGTGTGGTGGGCAAATTGTCGAAGCAGCACCTCTTTGCCTTCTGGCAGGAGGATCGTTTTTACCAGGGCGGCGAGGCCGCGCCGTTGCTACGCACCGCCCACGGCCCCCTGGCCGGGCTGATCTGCTATGATCTCCGCTTCCCCGACGTCGCCCGAAGCCAGGTGTTTGCCGGCGGCCAGCTCCTGGCGGTGTCGGCGGAATGGCCGCTCAGCCGTCTTGACCACTGGCAGGCCCTGCTGCGGGCCCGGGCCATCGAAAATCAGGTCTATGTGGCGGCGGCCAACGGTTGCGGCTGCACCGGCGGCATGGAGATGGCCGGTCACTCGATGATCATCGGCCCGGACGGCGCGGTGCTCAAGGCCGCCGCTACCGAGGCCACGGTGATCGGCTGTGCCCTGGCTCCCGGAACGGTCGACGAACAGCGGCGCCGCTTCTTTCCCGCGGGCGATCGCCCCTGGGTGCGTCCCGACCGGGACAAAATCCGCGCCCTGGAACCCCTGCTGGCCGAACTGGCGCTGATCCGCCGTCACGGCAGCCGCATCGCCTTTACCAACGGCTGCTTCGACATCCTCCATGCCGGCCATGTCAGCTATCTGGAGCACGCCCGCCGTACCGCCGACTGCCTGGTGGTTGGATTGAACACCGACAGCTCGGTACGGATGCTCAAGGGACCGGGCCGGCCCATGAATCACGAGGCCGACAGGGCCCGGGTGCTGGCGGCATTGGGCTGTGTTGATTTCGTGGTCCTGTTTGCCGAGGAAACGCCGATCGACCTGATCACGGCCATTCTGCCCGAGGTGCTGGTCAAGGGCGCGGATTACGCCGAAGACCAGATCGTCGGCGCGGCCGAGGTCAAGGACGCCGGCGGCCGAGTGGTGCGCATTCCCTTTGAGCACAATCGCTCAACCACCGGCCTGATTGAAAAAATCAGAACATCATCCTGA
- a CDS encoding heavy-metal-associated domain-containing protein produces the protein MTTLRINGMKCQHCAATAKKVLEELGASEVTIDLDKGEARFAGSLDAAVVRRAIAAKGFTVVD, from the coding sequence ATGACAACTTTGCGGATTAACGGCATGAAATGCCAGCACTGCGCGGCAACCGCCAAAAAAGTCTTGGAAGAACTGGGCGCCAGCGAGGTGACCATCGATCTCGACAAGGGCGAAGCCCGCTTTGCAGGGAGCCTTGACGCGGCCGTGGTGCGACGCGCCATCGCCGCCAAGGGGTTTACCGTGGTCGATTGA
- a CDS encoding efflux RND transporter periplasmic adaptor subunit — MKIKPFLVSIAVIVVVVGALAGTKVLQITTLINKGKTTVVPPEVVTTCAVKEQNWESLVTAVGSLEAVQGVTITAEVTGKVTVIAFEPGTHVKAGELLVQQDIGTETAQLRAAEAAVALAKVTLDRSRKMLATKTVPEANYDNAEAQYKQALAQADAIRATIAKKTIRAPFSGLLGIRQVNIGQIIKEGEPIVSLQSLDPIFVNFLVPQQQLPLIRTGYPVRLTSDGLPDGQTINGAITAINPDVDASSRNIRVQATLGNQGELLRPGMFANVAVVLPKKSPVLTVPTTAVLYAPYSDSVFIVEETKAESGGKAGLVARQQFVRLGEKRGDFVAVTSGLKPEQTVVSTGVFKLRNGQGVVVDNTLAPEFNLAPQPKDS, encoded by the coding sequence ATGAAAATCAAACCGTTTCTTGTGAGTATCGCGGTGATCGTGGTGGTGGTCGGTGCGCTGGCAGGGACCAAGGTGCTGCAGATCACCACCCTAATCAACAAGGGGAAAACAACCGTGGTGCCGCCCGAAGTGGTGACCACCTGCGCGGTCAAGGAGCAGAACTGGGAGTCGCTGGTGACCGCGGTCGGCTCACTGGAGGCGGTCCAGGGCGTGACCATCACCGCCGAGGTCACCGGCAAGGTGACGGTCATTGCCTTTGAACCGGGGACGCACGTCAAGGCCGGTGAACTGCTGGTCCAGCAGGACATCGGTACGGAAACCGCGCAGCTGCGCGCGGCCGAGGCGGCGGTGGCCCTGGCCAAGGTGACCTTGGATCGCTCCCGGAAGATGCTGGCCACCAAAACCGTGCCCGAGGCCAACTATGACAACGCCGAGGCGCAGTACAAGCAGGCCCTGGCACAGGCCGACGCCATCCGCGCCACCATCGCCAAGAAGACCATCCGCGCCCCCTTTAGCGGCCTGCTGGGCATTCGCCAGGTGAACATCGGCCAAATCATCAAGGAAGGCGAGCCCATCGTCTCCCTGCAATCGCTCGACCCGATCTTTGTCAACTTCCTGGTGCCCCAGCAGCAGCTGCCCCTGATCCGAACCGGCTATCCGGTTCGGCTGACATCGGACGGACTGCCTGACGGGCAGACGATCAACGGTGCCATCACCGCCATCAATCCGGATGTCGATGCCAGCAGCCGCAATATCCGGGTCCAGGCCACCCTCGGCAACCAGGGCGAGCTCCTCCGGCCGGGGATGTTCGCCAACGTGGCGGTGGTCCTGCCCAAGAAGAGTCCGGTGCTGACCGTGCCGACCACGGCCGTGCTCTATGCGCCCTATTCCGATTCGGTGTTCATCGTCGAGGAAACCAAGGCCGAGAGCGGTGGCAAGGCTGGCCTGGTGGCGCGTCAGCAGTTTGTCCGCCTTGGAGAAAAACGCGGCGATTTCGTGGCCGTGACCTCCGGGCTCAAGCCCGAGCAGACCGTGGTCAGCACCGGGGTGTTCAAGCTGCGTAACGGCCAGGGCGTGGTCGTCGACAATACCCTGGCCCCGGAATTCAACCTGGCGCCCCAGCCCAAGGACAGCTGA
- a CDS encoding efflux RND transporter permease subunit, which yields MKFTDLFVQRPVLAMVTSLLIIIAGLQAIGSLNVRQYPKSDNAVVTVTTVYTGASADLVRGFITTPLERAIAAADGIDYLQSQSAQGVSTISARLRLNYDPIKALSEISSKVDQVRGDLPPEAEIPIINVESADSKFASAYLSFTSELLEQNEITDYLVRVVQPRLSALQGVQRADVLGARTFAMRIWLDPDRMAAFNVSPAQVRQALAANNFLAAVGKTKGSLVQVNLTANTDMRTVEDFKRLVIREDQGALVRIEDVGEVVLGAEDYESEVRFSGQTAVFMGIWPLPNANSLEVIKRVRAEMAAIDKQLPSGLTARIAYDGTDYIENAIKEVVKTLSETLVIVVIIIFLFLGSLRSALIPVVTIPLSLIGAMFLMQVFGFTINLLTLLAIVLSVGLVVDDAIVVVENVERHLGEGKTPIEAALLSGRELVNPLISMTITLAAVYAPIGLQGGLTGSLFREFAFTLAGAVTISGVVALTLSPMMSSRLLKAGMTDRGLAGKIKRDFNRLRITYGRWLEITLRHRPAVYVLWIVLSLLAVPLFKMSAKELAPTEDQGVIFGIIDSAANSTLDQNSLYSAAVNQVFHSIAENNFVFQLTEPSSGFSGMVVKPWQERERTIFEIMPEVAMKLHAIPGVRVLPVTPPALPGGGQFPVEFVIASTAELDQVLAFAHQIQTAATQSKMFAFPPLIDVKIDQPQSEIVIDRDKVADIGLNLQQVGVDLATMMGGNYVNRFNIAGRSYKVIPQVMRVDRLNPEQLSTIHVTGPNGQLVPLSTIATLKNTTEARSLNRFQQLNAVTISAYPVRPLDEALRFLEDEAAKILPQGYSLDYTGESRQLRVEGNTFVQAFALAIVLIFLVLAAQFNSFRDPFVILAGSVPLAMFGALIFTFLKMPDPNVPFWTKGWTTTLNIYSQVGLVTLVGLVSKNGILIVEFANKLQLQGLSKHSAVLEASMTRLRPILMTTGATIAGHFPLTLVTGAGAAARNSIGLVLVGGMAIGSLFTLFVIPSIYMLVAKDHSREASKQERTEAG from the coding sequence ATGAAATTCACCGATCTCTTTGTCCAGCGGCCGGTGCTGGCGATGGTGACCAGCCTGCTGATCATCATCGCCGGTCTCCAAGCCATCGGCTCGCTCAATGTCCGCCAGTATCCGAAGAGCGACAACGCCGTGGTCACGGTCACCACCGTCTACACCGGCGCCAGCGCCGATCTGGTGCGCGGCTTCATCACCACCCCGCTGGAGCGGGCCATTGCCGCCGCCGACGGCATCGACTATCTCCAGTCACAGAGCGCCCAGGGCGTCTCGACCATCAGTGCCCGCCTGCGCCTCAACTACGACCCGATCAAGGCCCTGTCCGAAATCAGCTCCAAGGTCGACCAGGTGCGCGGCGACCTGCCGCCCGAGGCCGAGATCCCGATCATCAACGTCGAGTCGGCCGATTCCAAGTTTGCCTCGGCCTATCTCAGCTTTACCTCCGAGCTTCTCGAGCAGAACGAGATCACCGACTATCTGGTGCGCGTGGTCCAGCCCCGGCTGTCGGCCCTCCAGGGGGTACAGCGGGCCGACGTGCTCGGCGCCCGCACCTTTGCCATGCGCATCTGGCTCGATCCCGACCGGATGGCCGCCTTCAACGTCAGTCCGGCCCAGGTCCGCCAAGCCCTGGCGGCCAACAACTTCCTCGCCGCAGTCGGCAAGACCAAGGGTTCGCTGGTCCAGGTCAATCTGACCGCCAACACCGACATGCGCACGGTGGAGGATTTCAAGCGACTGGTGATTCGCGAGGACCAGGGCGCCCTGGTGCGGATCGAGGACGTGGGCGAGGTGGTGCTCGGCGCCGAGGATTACGAGAGCGAGGTGCGCTTTTCCGGCCAGACCGCCGTGTTCATGGGCATCTGGCCCCTGCCCAATGCCAACTCGCTGGAGGTGATCAAGCGGGTGCGAGCCGAAATGGCGGCCATCGACAAGCAGCTGCCCAGCGGCCTGACGGCGCGCATCGCCTACGACGGCACCGACTACATCGAGAACGCCATCAAGGAGGTGGTCAAGACCCTGAGCGAGACGCTGGTGATCGTGGTGATCATCATCTTTCTCTTTCTCGGCTCGCTGCGTTCGGCCCTGATCCCGGTGGTAACCATCCCGCTGTCCTTGATCGGGGCGATGTTTCTCATGCAGGTGTTCGGCTTCACCATCAACCTGCTGACCCTGCTGGCCATCGTCCTTTCCGTGGGACTGGTGGTCGACGATGCCATTGTCGTGGTCGAAAATGTCGAACGCCATCTCGGCGAGGGCAAGACCCCGATCGAGGCGGCCCTGCTCAGCGGCCGCGAACTGGTCAACCCGCTGATCTCGATGACCATTACCCTGGCCGCAGTCTATGCACCCATCGGCCTGCAGGGCGGGTTGACCGGCTCGCTGTTCCGTGAATTCGCCTTTACCCTCGCCGGGGCAGTGACCATTTCCGGCGTGGTCGCCCTGACCCTGTCGCCGATGATGTCGTCCCGCCTGCTCAAGGCAGGCATGACCGACCGTGGCCTGGCCGGCAAGATCAAGCGCGATTTCAACCGGCTGCGCATCACCTACGGCCGTTGGCTGGAGATCACCCTCCGCCACCGGCCGGCGGTCTATGTCCTCTGGATCGTGCTCAGCCTGCTGGCCGTGCCCCTGTTCAAGATGTCCGCCAAGGAATTGGCCCCCACCGAGGACCAGGGCGTCATCTTCGGGATCATCGATTCCGCGGCCAACTCGACCCTTGACCAGAACAGTCTGTATTCGGCGGCGGTCAACCAGGTCTTCCACAGCATTGCCGAAAACAACTTTGTGTTCCAACTCACCGAACCCAGTTCCGGGTTCAGCGGCATGGTGGTCAAACCCTGGCAGGAGCGCGAGCGGACCATCTTCGAGATCATGCCTGAGGTGGCGATGAAGCTCCATGCCATTCCCGGGGTGCGGGTGCTGCCGGTGACTCCGCCCGCGCTGCCCGGCGGCGGCCAGTTCCCGGTGGAATTCGTCATCGCCTCCACCGCCGAGCTCGACCAGGTGCTCGCCTTCGCCCATCAGATCCAGACGGCCGCTACCCAGAGCAAGATGTTCGCCTTCCCGCCGCTGATCGACGTCAAGATCGATCAACCGCAGTCGGAAATCGTCATCGACCGCGACAAGGTGGCCGACATCGGTCTCAACCTGCAGCAGGTGGGCGTCGATCTGGCGACGATGATGGGCGGCAACTACGTCAACCGCTTCAATATCGCCGGCCGCAGCTACAAGGTGATTCCCCAGGTGATGCGGGTCGACCGTCTCAATCCGGAACAGTTGAGCACCATCCATGTCACTGGCCCCAATGGCCAATTGGTGCCGCTGTCCACCATCGCCACCCTCAAGAACACCACCGAGGCTCGCTCGCTCAACCGCTTCCAACAGCTCAACGCGGTCACCATCAGCGCCTATCCGGTGCGGCCGCTGGACGAGGCGCTGCGCTTTCTGGAGGACGAGGCGGCCAAGATCCTGCCCCAGGGCTACAGCCTCGACTATACCGGCGAATCCCGCCAGCTCCGCGTCGAGGGCAACACCTTTGTCCAGGCCTTCGCCTTGGCCATTGTGCTGATTTTTCTGGTGCTCGCGGCCCAGTTCAACAGCTTCCGCGACCCCTTCGTCATCCTGGCCGGTTCGGTACCGCTCGCCATGTTCGGCGCCCTGATCTTCACCTTCCTCAAGATGCCCGACCCCAATGTCCCCTTCTGGACCAAGGGCTGGACCACGACCTTGAACATCTATTCGCAGGTGGGGTTGGTGACCTTGGTCGGGCTGGTGTCGAAAAACGGCATTCTCATCGTCGAGTTTGCCAACAAGCTGCAATTACAGGGATTGAGCAAACACTCCGCCGTGCTTGAAGCCTCCATGACCCGGCTGCGGCCGATCCTGATGACCACCGGCGCCACCATTGCCGGTCATTTTCCGCTCACCCTGGTCACCGGCGCCGGTGCGGCGGCACGCAATTCCATCGGTTTGGTCCTGGTGGGCGGGATGGCCATCGGCTCGCTCTTTACCTTGTTTGTGATCCCGTCGATCTACATGCTGGTGGCCAAGGATCATTCCAGGGAGGCCAGCAAACAAGAAAGAACCGAGGCGGGTTGA
- the sugE gene encoding quaternary ammonium compound efflux SMR transporter SugE: protein MNWIILLAAGLLEVGWAIGLKYTDGFTRLWPTIGTVLAMVLSMGLLGLAVKSLPVGTAYAVWVGVGAVGTALLGIVLFDEPANPARLLSLGLILAGIIGLKLASPA from the coding sequence ATGAACTGGATTATCCTTCTCGCTGCCGGCCTGCTTGAAGTCGGCTGGGCCATCGGCCTCAAGTATACCGACGGGTTCACCCGCCTGTGGCCTACGATCGGCACCGTGCTGGCCATGGTGCTCAGCATGGGTCTGCTCGGCCTGGCGGTCAAGTCGCTGCCCGTGGGCACGGCCTATGCGGTATGGGTCGGGGTGGGCGCGGTGGGCACCGCTCTTTTGGGGATCGTTCTCTTTGACGAACCGGCCAATCCGGCGCGGCTGCTCAGCCTTGGCCTCATCCTGGCCGGCATCATCGGCCTCAAGCTGGCCTCGCCCGCCTGA
- a CDS encoding cupin domain-containing protein gives MSDEEYYFEEGCFILELHNTPDDPAVSVARARVAAGQSTRWHGLEGIQERYLLLEGNGLVEVGDEPPRQVQAGDVVLIPPGCRQRITNIGHVDLLFLAVCTPRFLPAAYRDLDQQRRESKKGPG, from the coding sequence ATGAGCGACGAGGAATACTATTTCGAGGAAGGCTGTTTCATCCTCGAACTGCACAATACCCCCGACGACCCGGCAGTGTCCGTGGCCCGTGCCCGGGTGGCAGCGGGGCAGTCCACCCGATGGCACGGTCTTGAGGGCATCCAGGAGCGGTACCTGCTGCTGGAAGGCAACGGCCTGGTGGAAGTCGGCGACGAGCCCCCCCGGCAGGTCCAAGCCGGCGATGTGGTGCTGATCCCTCCGGGTTGCCGGCAGCGAATCACCAACATCGGCCATGTGGACCTGCTCTTTCTTGCGGTCTGCACGCCACGTTTTCTTCCCGCGGCCTATCGCGATCTGGACCAGCAGCGCCGCGAGAGCAAAAAGGGGCCAGGCTGA
- the cobJ gene encoding precorrin-3B C(17)-methyltransferase, with product MATAQTSTPGTLSVVGLGPGATDLMAPRAQAALEQAEIVVGYRTYLDLVRDCLNPQSEVLSSSMMQEIDRCRKALELAEAGRRVALVCGGDPGIYAMAGLVFELARSMEAQAAIDIIPGIAALNSCAAVLGAPLMHDFAAISLSDLMTPWELIERRLEAVAPADFVVVIYNPKSKKRTDQIVRAREILLAHRSPDTPVGIVSGATREHESVRLTTLGMMLDEEIGMQTTVIIGNSQTFVWREKMITPRGYSKKYGL from the coding sequence ATGGCAACAGCACAAACTAGCACCCCCGGCACCCTCTCCGTTGTCGGCCTCGGCCCCGGCGCCACCGATCTCATGGCCCCCCGGGCCCAGGCTGCCTTGGAGCAGGCCGAAATCGTGGTCGGTTACCGCACCTATCTCGACCTGGTGCGCGATTGCCTCAACCCCCAGAGCGAGGTCCTGTCCTCGTCAATGATGCAGGAGATCGACCGCTGCCGCAAGGCCCTGGAGCTGGCGGAGGCGGGCCGCCGCGTGGCCCTGGTCTGCGGCGGCGATCCCGGCATCTACGCCATGGCCGGGCTGGTGTTTGAACTGGCCCGGTCCATGGAGGCCCAGGCCGCAATCGATATCATCCCCGGCATCGCCGCCCTCAATTCCTGCGCCGCTGTCCTCGGCGCGCCGCTGATGCACGATTTCGCCGCCATCAGCCTCTCCGACCTGATGACCCCCTGGGAACTGATCGAACGCCGCCTCGAAGCCGTGGCTCCGGCCGATTTCGTGGTGGTGATCTACAATCCCAAGTCCAAAAAACGCACCGATCAGATCGTCCGCGCCCGTGAGATCCTGCTCGCGCACCGCTCGCCGGACACGCCGGTGGGCATTGTCAGCGGCGCCACCCGCGAGCACGAGAGCGTGCGGTTGACCACGCTGGGCATGATGCTCGATGAGGAGATCGGCATGCAGACCACGGTGATCATCGGCAACTCGCAGACCTTTGTCTGGCGGGAAAAAATGATCACTCCACGCGGTTACAGCAAGAAGTATGGACTGTGA
- a CDS encoding cobalt-precorrin 5A hydrolase, with the protein MTGGAGEKPPLAVLALSRGGCALGRQLAGQLHADFFACKGRLAAVMAQVWPHYRGIVCIMATGIVVRTIAPLLGDKYHDPAIVVGDERGRFAISLLSGHLGGANDLARRVATATGGTAVLTTASDVLGRTALDLWCREHGLTAADKKAFTRAMGRLVDQGSLSLWSRYPLPELPADLVPVTERDAADLRIDSRTMGASRAVLLCPKSLVVGIGCNRGTSAATIAQAVAATCAQHGLASQAIARLASIDLKEDETGLLDYARQQSLDIDFFSKDALNQVEGVSTSATVQRAIGAKGVAEPAALLGAGPGAILLVAKMKWTDVTTAVAEMGDPLQGWLGG; encoded by the coding sequence ATGACGGGAGGGGCCGGGGAAAAACCGCCGCTGGCCGTGCTCGCGCTGAGCCGCGGCGGCTGTGCGCTGGGGCGGCAACTGGCCGGGCAGCTCCACGCTGACTTCTTTGCCTGCAAGGGACGGCTGGCCGCGGTGATGGCCCAGGTGTGGCCGCACTATCGCGGCATCGTCTGCATCATGGCCACCGGCATCGTGGTCCGCACCATTGCTCCGTTGCTGGGCGACAAATATCATGATCCGGCCATCGTCGTCGGCGATGAACGGGGCCGCTTTGCCATCTCGCTCCTCTCCGGCCACCTCGGCGGCGCCAACGACCTCGCTCGCCGGGTGGCCACCGCAACCGGCGGCACGGCGGTGCTCACCACCGCCTCGGATGTGCTCGGCCGCACCGCGCTCGACCTCTGGTGCCGCGAGCACGGCCTGACGGCAGCAGACAAGAAGGCCTTCACCCGGGCCATGGGCCGTCTGGTCGATCAGGGCTCCCTCAGCCTGTGGAGCCGCTACCCGCTGCCGGAACTGCCGGCCGATCTCGTGCCGGTGACCGAGCGCGATGCGGCCGATTTGCGTATCGATAGCCGAACGATGGGCGCCTCTCGCGCCGTTCTGCTCTGCCCCAAGTCGCTGGTCGTCGGCATCGGTTGCAACCGGGGTACATCGGCCGCCACCATCGCCCAGGCAGTGGCGGCGACCTGTGCGCAGCATGGTCTCGCTTCCCAGGCCATCGCCCGCCTGGCCTCGATCGACCTCAAAGAGGACGAGACCGGGTTGCTGGACTATGCCCGGCAACAGAGCCTGGACATTGATTTTTTCAGCAAGGATGCCCTCAACCAGGTGGAGGGCGTCAGCACCTCGGCGACGGTGCAGCGGGCCATTGGCGCCAAGGGCGTGGCCGAGCCGGCGGCCCTGCTCGGCGCCGGTCCAGGTGCCATCCTGCTGGTCGCCAAGATGAAGTGGACCGATGTCACCACGGCCGTGGCGGAGATGGGCGATCCGTTGCAAGGTTGGTTAGGTGGATAG
- the cobM gene encoding precorrin-4 C(11)-methyltransferase, which produces MNATPSPLDAVLHPVVFLGAGPGDPELITLKGRRLLDQADVVVYAGSLVNPALLDGIAARCHDSASLDLDTIMQLLADGYRQGLRVVRLHTGDPAIYGAIREQMQWLDAQGIPYEVVPGVSSAFASAAALKVELTVPEVTQTVIFTRQAGRTPVPERESLRNLARAQATMCIFLSVSLIATVVDDLISGGYAPETPIAVVERASWPDQQIVRGRLDDIAAHIQASRIKKTAMIVVGPALGEDSHIASKLYDASFSHEYR; this is translated from the coding sequence ATGAACGCAACGCCCTCACCGCTTGATGCGGTTCTCCATCCGGTAGTCTTTCTCGGCGCCGGCCCTGGGGACCCGGAACTGATCACCCTCAAGGGCCGCCGCCTGCTGGATCAGGCCGATGTGGTCGTCTATGCCGGCAGTCTGGTCAACCCCGCCCTGCTCGACGGCATTGCGGCCCGCTGCCACGACAGCGCCAGCCTCGATCTGGACACGATCATGCAGTTGCTGGCCGATGGCTATCGCCAAGGGTTGCGCGTGGTGCGGCTGCACACCGGCGACCCGGCCATCTACGGCGCCATCCGTGAACAGATGCAGTGGCTCGATGCCCAGGGGATTCCCTACGAGGTGGTGCCCGGGGTGAGTTCGGCCTTTGCCAGCGCCGCTGCCCTCAAGGTCGAGCTGACCGTGCCCGAGGTCACCCAGACGGTGATCTTCACCCGCCAGGCAGGCCGCACGCCGGTGCCGGAGCGCGAATCGCTGCGCAACCTGGCCCGCGCCCAGGCGACCATGTGCATCTTTCTCAGCGTGTCGCTGATCGCCACCGTGGTCGATGACCTGATCAGCGGCGGCTATGCGCCCGAGACCCCGATCGCCGTGGTCGAGCGGGCCAGTTGGCCGGATCAGCAGATTGTCCGTGGCCGCCTCGACGACATCGCGGCCCACATCCAGGCCTCGCGGATCAAGAAGACGGCCATGATCGTGGTCGGCCCGGCCCTGGGCGAGGACAGCCACATCGCCTCCAAACTCTACGACGCCTCCTTTTCCCACGAGTACCGTTGA
- the cobI gene encoding precorrin-2 C(20)-methyltransferase, whose translation MKSDNSSAQTGHLYLVGVGPGDPELMTYKAVRILSDAKVWAVPTAREKGLSSAQQIAEQMVPDTGRTILSLCFPMKKVFLGQDTDAQLLSAWRQSADEVIRHLDRGSDVAFPTLGDATLYSTAFYLLAMIQEQRPQIPVTVVPGITAMAACAASQASPLALGDDVLAVVPAAFEDDRLRSILTTLDAVVLMKVHKRLDVLIDLLEELGLVDCAVLIERSGMPEERVYTDIRQARGCTLHYFSTMVIRKKKVQVSNERNALTA comes from the coding sequence ATGAAGAGCGACAACTCCTCCGCGCAAACCGGCCATCTTTATCTGGTCGGAGTGGGTCCCGGCGACCCGGAACTCATGACCTACAAGGCGGTGCGCATCCTGAGCGACGCCAAGGTCTGGGCCGTGCCCACGGCCCGGGAAAAGGGGCTGAGCAGCGCCCAGCAGATCGCCGAACAGATGGTGCCCGATACCGGCCGCACCATCCTGTCGCTCTGCTTTCCGATGAAAAAGGTTTTTCTCGGCCAGGACACCGACGCACAACTGCTCTCAGCCTGGCGGCAGTCGGCCGACGAGGTCATCCGCCATCTCGACCGGGGTTCGGACGTGGCCTTTCCCACCCTGGGCGATGCCACCCTTTACTCCACCGCCTTCTATCTGCTGGCCATGATCCAAGAACAGCGGCCGCAGATACCGGTGACCGTGGTGCCGGGCATCACCGCCATGGCCGCCTGCGCCGCCTCCCAGGCCAGTCCGCTGGCCCTGGGCGACGATGTCTTGGCCGTGGTCCCGGCCGCCTTTGAAGACGACCGCTTGCGTTCCATCCTCACCACCCTCGATGCGGTGGTACTGATGAAGGTGCACAAACGGCTCGATGTCCTGATCGACCTGCTGGAGGAGTTGGGGTTGGTGGACTGCGCGGTGCTGATCGAGCGTTCAGGCATGCCCGAGGAACGGGTCTACACCGATATCCGCCAGGCCCGGGGGTGCACACTGCACTATTTCTCCACCATGGTGATCCGTAAAAAAAAGGTACAGGTGTCCAATGAACGCAACGCCCTCACCGCTTGA